From Streptomyces griseorubiginosus, one genomic window encodes:
- a CDS encoding BTAD domain-containing putative transcriptional regulator, whose protein sequence is MRYRILGVTQATDDGGAVVPLGGPRVRALLAALALRAGRVVSPESLVDEVWAGAPPQDAPAALQALVGRLRRVVGKDVVLSGPGGYRLAAGVDDVDLHVFERLVREGTDALAHGDPRTASQKLTTALALWRGPALADLPDRTAATRPEALRMEATRARIEADLLLGRAQDVVPELTELSGAHPYDESLYVLLIRALRDSGRGADAVAAYETARRTLAEGLGTDPGPELRALHGELLAAPRSRPAEPGGNIRPRLTSFVGREPELDAIRSALHRARLVTLTGPGGSGKTRLAEEAAAGLPQAWLVELAPLDRPEAVPGAVVSALGLRETVLMTTELTAPQDDPLALLVEYCAPRSQLLILDNCEHVIEAAAHLAETLLTRCPGLTVLATSREPLGVPGESVRPVEPLLPDQASRLFAERAAAVRPDAAGVLADKESVAEICRRLDGLPLGIELAAARLRMLTPRQIADRLDDRFRLLTSGSRTVLPRQQTLRAVVDWSWDLLDERERTFLREVSVFAGGWDLEAAEAVCGGPAAELLGALVDKSLVVAVPWGRDGSHGMRYRLLETIHEYAVERAAESPALRAAAELRHRAWVRALVEEAEPRLRSADQLPWIARLETELDNIRAALDRAITAGEEPEASALVLAMGWFWWLRNYRREGVSWVTRVLGLGTAPEGAGTEGTGTEDPAEAFLAAPREETPVRMNLRMLHLFLRAETEPIDSRQDPRLHRYATLVRDHFQRGGPDAARLPGMIWPLVGVMLGDSQDIRPLMDAAVANCRAHGDDWSVAVSLMFRTHMIVDSPGGMAGVDRDLEELRTLSRRVGDRWLRAQVNSAAGEAAMARGRPAAAKEAYETALQLAYEVGAYAETPFLIARLAEVAYRTGERTTALTTLEEASEAGDRYGVPETRAFVRLLRAQMALDDKDPARARALVDEVRAELGQVAPPPQFTVMLNAVDAMVTAEESGPEHGLPLLADTVREAIDKRCADAVVATLLDGGAALLCDLGDLPRAVRLLAAAERRRGGDPRPHPERVVAERAETAARTGLGPARYATEHTRGAGLTPAEVLAQLDEALTARRARSS, encoded by the coding sequence GTGCGGTACAGGATTCTGGGTGTCACCCAAGCCACGGACGACGGCGGTGCTGTCGTGCCCCTCGGTGGCCCCCGCGTTCGCGCGCTGCTCGCTGCGCTCGCTCTGCGTGCCGGGCGGGTCGTGAGTCCGGAGAGCCTGGTCGATGAGGTGTGGGCGGGGGCGCCGCCCCAGGACGCTCCGGCCGCTCTGCAGGCTCTCGTCGGGCGGCTTCGGCGGGTCGTCGGCAAGGATGTGGTGCTGTCCGGGCCGGGGGGTTATCGGCTGGCCGCCGGTGTCGATGACGTGGACCTGCATGTGTTTGAACGGCTCGTGCGGGAGGGCACGGACGCCCTGGCCCACGGTGATCCACGTACCGCCTCACAGAAGCTCACCACCGCCCTCGCCCTGTGGCGCGGTCCCGCCCTCGCCGACCTTCCCGACCGCACCGCGGCGACCCGGCCGGAGGCCCTGCGGATGGAGGCCACCCGGGCCAGGATCGAGGCGGATCTGCTGCTCGGCCGGGCCCAGGACGTCGTACCGGAGTTGACGGAGCTGAGCGGGGCGCACCCGTACGACGAGTCCCTGTACGTCCTGCTGATCCGCGCCCTGCGCGACAGCGGCCGGGGCGCCGACGCCGTCGCCGCCTACGAGACCGCCCGCCGCACGCTTGCCGAGGGCCTCGGAACCGACCCGGGTCCGGAGCTGCGGGCCCTGCACGGCGAGCTGCTGGCGGCCCCGCGCAGCCGTCCTGCCGAGCCCGGCGGCAACATCCGTCCGCGGCTTACCTCTTTCGTGGGGCGGGAACCCGAGCTCGACGCCATCCGTTCCGCATTGCACAGGGCCCGCCTCGTCACCCTCACCGGACCGGGCGGATCCGGAAAGACCCGTCTCGCCGAGGAAGCCGCCGCCGGGCTCCCGCAGGCGTGGCTGGTCGAGCTCGCCCCGCTCGACCGGCCGGAGGCGGTGCCCGGCGCGGTGGTCAGCGCGCTCGGTCTGCGCGAGACCGTGCTCATGACCACCGAGCTGACGGCCCCGCAGGACGACCCGCTCGCCCTGCTCGTCGAGTACTGCGCCCCGCGCAGCCAGCTCCTGATCCTTGACAACTGCGAACATGTCATCGAGGCGGCGGCCCACCTCGCGGAGACCCTCCTCACCCGCTGCCCGGGGCTCACCGTCCTCGCCACCAGCCGCGAACCCCTGGGCGTGCCGGGGGAGTCGGTGCGGCCGGTCGAGCCCCTCCTCCCCGACCAGGCGAGCCGCCTCTTCGCCGAGCGTGCCGCCGCCGTCCGTCCCGACGCGGCCGGAGTGCTCGCGGACAAGGAGTCGGTCGCCGAGATCTGCCGGCGGCTGGACGGGTTGCCGCTCGGTATCGAGCTCGCCGCCGCCCGGCTGCGCATGCTGACGCCACGCCAGATCGCCGACCGGCTCGACGACCGCTTCCGGCTGCTCACCTCCGGCAGCCGTACCGTCCTGCCCCGCCAGCAGACCCTGAGGGCCGTCGTCGACTGGTCCTGGGACCTGCTGGACGAGCGGGAGCGGACGTTCCTGCGCGAGGTGTCCGTCTTCGCGGGCGGCTGGGATCTGGAGGCCGCGGAGGCGGTGTGCGGCGGGCCGGCCGCCGAGCTCCTCGGGGCGCTCGTGGACAAGTCCCTGGTCGTGGCGGTCCCGTGGGGGCGGGACGGCTCCCACGGCATGCGCTACCGCCTCCTCGAGACCATCCACGAGTACGCCGTCGAGCGCGCCGCCGAGTCCCCCGCGCTGCGTGCCGCCGCCGAGCTCCGGCACCGCGCGTGGGTGCGCGCGCTGGTCGAGGAGGCCGAACCCCGACTGCGGTCCGCCGACCAGCTCCCCTGGATCGCCCGCCTGGAGACCGAACTCGACAACATCCGCGCCGCCCTGGACCGGGCGATCACGGCGGGCGAGGAGCCGGAGGCCTCGGCCCTGGTCCTCGCCATGGGCTGGTTCTGGTGGCTGCGCAACTACCGTCGGGAGGGCGTGTCCTGGGTGACCCGGGTGCTGGGCCTGGGGACCGCTCCGGAGGGAGCGGGGACCGAGGGGACGGGGACCGAGGACCCCGCCGAGGCCTTCCTCGCCGCTCCGCGCGAGGAGACCCCCGTCCGGATGAACCTCCGCATGCTGCACCTCTTCCTCAGGGCCGAGACCGAGCCCATCGACAGCCGCCAGGACCCGCGCCTGCACCGCTACGCCACCCTCGTGCGCGACCACTTCCAGCGGGGCGGACCCGACGCGGCCCGCCTGCCCGGCATGATCTGGCCCCTGGTGGGCGTCATGCTCGGGGACTCCCAGGACATCCGCCCCCTCATGGACGCCGCCGTGGCCAACTGCCGGGCGCACGGCGACGACTGGTCCGTGGCGGTGTCCCTGATGTTCCGCACGCACATGATCGTCGACTCCCCGGGCGGCATGGCCGGCGTGGACAGGGATCTGGAGGAGCTGCGCACGCTCAGCCGCCGCGTGGGCGACCGCTGGCTGCGCGCCCAGGTCAACAGCGCGGCCGGCGAGGCGGCCATGGCCCGGGGCCGCCCGGCGGCGGCCAAGGAGGCGTACGAGACGGCGCTCCAGCTCGCCTACGAGGTGGGGGCGTACGCCGAGACCCCGTTCCTCATCGCCCGGCTCGCCGAGGTCGCGTACCGCACGGGCGAGCGTACGACCGCGCTGACCACCCTGGAGGAGGCGAGCGAGGCCGGCGACCGGTACGGCGTCCCGGAGACCCGGGCGTTCGTGCGGCTGCTGCGGGCCCAAATGGCCCTGGACGACAAGGACCCCGCCCGCGCGCGTGCACTGGTGGACGAGGTCCGCGCGGAGCTGGGCCAGGTGGCGCCGCCGCCCCAGTTCACGGTGATGCTGAACGCGGTCGACGCGATGGTGACGGCCGAGGAGTCGGGCCCGGAGCACGGATTGCCGCTGCTGGCCGACACCGTCCGCGAGGCGATCGACAAGCGGTGCGCCGACGCGGTGGTCGCCACGCTCCTGGACGGCGGGGCGGCCCTGCTCTGCGACCTCGGCGACCTCCCGCGCGCGGTCCGGCTGCTCGCCGCCGCCGAGCGCCGGCGCGGCGGCGATCCGCGTCCGCACCCCGAACGCGTGGTGGCGGAGCGTGCCGAGACCGCCGCCCGCACCGGCCTGGGACCTGCGCGCTACGCGACGGAACACACCCGGGGCGCGGGCCTCACCCCGGCCGAGGTCCTGGCCCAACTCGACGAGGCGCTGACGGCGCGGCGCGCTAGGAGCAGCTGA
- a CDS encoding sigma-70 family RNA polymerase sigma factor → MSVDGRNEPLGEGDGNAGGTPQVPGQGGRAGIPQGGIPAQGGEPVEGSVPAQRDRREDGSVLPPPPELPPSDADLIERMRSGDDTAYEALYRRHADAVRRYARTCCRDGHTADDLTAEVFARMLQAVRRGHGPEHAVRAYLLTSVRRVAAGWTKSAKREQLVDDFAVFAAQAARSAEVSDDDTLDLGADVRAMHEAEQSMAMQAFRSLPERWQAVLWHTEVEDESPSEVATLFGLDANGTRVLASRAREGLKQAYLQAHVSATLATDEECARYADRLGAYARGSLRTRAERGLRKHLEECAKCRLAAGQIKEVAGGIPAVVPVAVIGWFGAAGYAKAIGLIAGGAGAGAAGAAGAAAAAGGGSSGGAGAGGAAASEGLGAPVKAGIAAGVVAVAAAAVALALIGDDSPARKPDAKPPASAPVVEPGEPTPAPSVPEPDPPLVPVGAAATRTPARVTSPAPTPKTTPTLAPTPAPKPTPTPTPAPKPPPTPTPTPTPTPTPTPVPPPPPAVYQWSELAYDVSGDGSAPEMRIGESSWVWQRYGVSIDDSRYRHGVTVHGRSSVTIDLNRACSSYDARVGVDDMTLGLGKVYFSVYADGVRLWKSGLVAGGDAAVPVHVNLAGRATVRLVVEPHSHLDDLMLADWAESRFSCS, encoded by the coding sequence ATGAGCGTTGACGGGCGGAACGAGCCGCTGGGCGAGGGCGACGGGAACGCCGGTGGCACGCCACAGGTGCCGGGCCAGGGCGGCCGGGCGGGCATCCCGCAGGGCGGTATCCCGGCCCAGGGCGGCGAGCCCGTCGAGGGCAGCGTCCCGGCCCAGCGCGACCGGCGCGAGGACGGCAGCGTCCTGCCGCCGCCCCCGGAGCTGCCGCCGTCCGACGCCGACCTGATCGAACGGATGCGCTCCGGCGACGACACGGCCTACGAGGCGCTCTACCGGCGCCACGCGGACGCGGTCCGCCGCTACGCCCGCACCTGCTGCCGCGACGGCCACACCGCCGACGACCTCACCGCCGAGGTCTTCGCCCGCATGCTCCAGGCCGTGCGCCGCGGCCACGGCCCCGAGCACGCCGTGCGCGCCTATCTGCTCACCAGCGTCCGGCGCGTCGCCGCGGGCTGGACCAAGTCGGCCAAGCGCGAGCAGCTGGTCGACGACTTCGCGGTGTTCGCCGCCCAGGCCGCACGCTCGGCCGAGGTCTCCGACGACGACACCCTGGACCTCGGCGCCGACGTACGCGCGATGCACGAGGCCGAGCAGTCCATGGCCATGCAGGCCTTCCGGTCGCTGCCCGAGCGCTGGCAGGCCGTGCTGTGGCACACCGAGGTCGAGGACGAGTCCCCGAGCGAGGTCGCCACCCTCTTCGGACTCGACGCCAACGGCACGCGCGTGCTGGCCAGCCGCGCCCGCGAGGGCCTCAAGCAGGCCTACCTCCAGGCCCACGTCAGCGCGACCCTCGCCACCGACGAGGAGTGCGCCCGCTACGCCGACCGGCTCGGCGCCTATGCCCGCGGAAGCCTGCGCACCCGGGCCGAACGCGGTCTGCGCAAGCACCTGGAGGAGTGCGCCAAGTGCCGGCTGGCCGCGGGCCAGATCAAGGAAGTCGCCGGTGGTATCCCGGCCGTCGTACCGGTCGCGGTCATCGGCTGGTTCGGGGCCGCCGGGTACGCCAAGGCCATCGGGCTCATCGCGGGCGGTGCCGGGGCCGGAGCGGCCGGTGCCGCGGGCGCGGCGGCCGCGGCCGGCGGAGGCTCCTCGGGCGGGGCGGGCGCCGGTGGCGCCGCGGCCTCGGAGGGCCTCGGCGCCCCGGTGAAGGCCGGTATCGCGGCCGGTGTGGTCGCGGTGGCCGCCGCCGCGGTGGCGCTCGCGCTGATCGGCGACGACAGCCCGGCCAGGAAGCCGGACGCCAAGCCGCCCGCGTCCGCGCCGGTGGTCGAACCGGGCGAACCGACCCCCGCGCCGAGCGTGCCCGAGCCGGATCCCCCGCTGGTCCCCGTCGGGGCCGCGGCCACCCGCACCCCGGCGCGCGTCACCTCACCCGCGCCGACCCCGAAGACCACGCCCACGCTCGCGCCCACCCCCGCCCCGAAGCCGACACCTACGCCCACACCGGCACCGAAGCCCCCTCCCACCCCGACCCCCACCCCCACCCCCACCCCCACCCCGACGCCCGTTCCCCCGCCGCCACCGGCCGTCTACCAGTGGAGCGAGCTGGCCTACGACGTCTCCGGCGACGGCAGCGCGCCCGAGATGCGGATCGGCGAGAGCAGCTGGGTGTGGCAGCGCTACGGCGTCTCGATCGACGACAGCCGGTACCGCCACGGCGTGACCGTGCACGGCCGGTCCTCCGTCACGATCGATCTCAACCGCGCGTGTTCGTCGTACGACGCGAGGGTGGGCGTCGACGACATGACGCTGGGCCTCGGCAAGGTCTACTTCTCCGTCTACGCCGACGGGGTCCGGCTGTGGAAGTCCGGACTGGTCGCGGGCGGGGACGCGGCCGTGCCCGTCCATGTGAACCTCGCCGGGCGCGCGACCGTACGGCTGGTGGTCGAGCCGCACAGCCACCTCGACGACCTCATGCTCGCGGACTGGGCCGAGTCGAGGTTCAGCTGCTCCTAG
- a CDS encoding helix-turn-helix domain-containing protein produces the protein MHIQDSHWSTASAIAPGGGAMGGAMGSAMSAAGNGREGSRSTPLRVDAQRNLEHVLRAAREVFGELGYGAPMEDVARRARVGVGTVYRRFPSKDVLVRRIAEEETSRLTDQARAALGQEDEPWSALSRFLRTSVASGAGRLLPPQVLRVGVADEGDGYDGARVPQQRTTPGSGELRLVPEESPLVSGDDDAGAAALLEVVGQLVDRARAAGELRTDVSVSDVLLVIATAAPSLPDAAQQAAASARLLDILLEGLRSRPA, from the coding sequence ATGCACATTCAGGACTCTCATTGGTCTACCGCGTCCGCCATCGCACCCGGTGGCGGGGCGATGGGCGGCGCGATGGGCTCGGCGATGAGCGCGGCGGGCAACGGACGCGAGGGATCGCGTTCGACCCCGCTGCGCGTGGACGCACAGCGCAATCTGGAGCACGTACTGCGCGCGGCGCGCGAGGTCTTCGGCGAGCTGGGCTACGGCGCGCCGATGGAGGACGTGGCGCGGCGCGCCCGGGTGGGTGTCGGCACCGTGTACCGGCGCTTCCCGAGCAAGGACGTCCTGGTCCGGCGGATAGCCGAGGAGGAGACCTCCCGGCTGACCGACCAGGCGCGGGCGGCGCTCGGCCAGGAGGACGAGCCGTGGTCGGCGCTGTCGCGCTTCCTGCGCACGTCGGTCGCCTCGGGCGCCGGGCGGCTGCTGCCTCCGCAGGTGCTGCGGGTCGGGGTCGCCGACGAGGGCGACGGCTATGACGGGGCGCGGGTGCCGCAGCAGCGGACCACCCCGGGCTCCGGCGAGCTGCGGCTGGTTCCGGAGGAGAGCCCGCTGGTCTCCGGCGACGACGACGCCGGGGCGGCGGCGCTGCTGGAGGTCGTGGGCCAGCTCGTGGACCGCGCGCGGGCGGCAGGTGAGCTGCGGACCGACGTGTCGGTGTCGGACGTCCTGCTGGTGATCGCAACCGCGGCGCCCTCGCTGCCGGACGCGGCGCAGCAGGCGGCGGCCTCGGCACGGTTGCTGGACATCCTGCTGGAAGGTCTGCGGTCGCGGCCGGCGTGA
- a CDS encoding NAD(P)/FAD-dependent oxidoreductase yields MVKERARILVVGGGYVGMYTALRLQRKLKRELDRAEVEITIVTPDPYMTYQPFLPEAAAGSISPRHVVVPLRRVLDRCRVLVGEVTAIDHAKRTASVTTLATEEERTGGEQLPYDELVLAPGSIARTLPIPGLADHGIGFKTVEEAIGLRNHVIEQMDIASSTRDPAIRDAALTFVFVGGGYAGVEALGELEDMARYTARYYHNVRPEDMKWILVEATGRILPEVGEEMGRYTVSELRRRNIDVRLNTRLESCVDRVAVLSDGNRFPTRTVVWTAGVKPSPLLAATDLPLNERGRLKCTPQLTVEGVTHAWAAGDAAAVPDVTADEPGKETAPNAQHAVRQAKVLGDNIVHALRGEPLETYAHAYVGSVASLGLHKGVAQVYGRKLKGYPAWFMHRVYHLSRVPTFNRKARVLAEWILSGLFKREIVSLGSLEHPRAEFELAAGGKPPHDPVNDPKGSS; encoded by the coding sequence ATGGTGAAGGAACGTGCGCGCATTCTGGTTGTCGGCGGTGGCTACGTCGGGATGTACACGGCCCTGCGGCTGCAACGGAAGCTGAAACGGGAACTCGACCGGGCCGAAGTCGAGATCACCATCGTCACGCCCGACCCGTACATGACCTATCAGCCGTTCCTCCCCGAAGCGGCCGCCGGATCGATCTCCCCACGTCATGTCGTCGTACCGCTGCGCCGCGTCCTCGACCGCTGCCGGGTCCTCGTCGGCGAGGTCACCGCGATCGACCACGCCAAGCGCACCGCCTCCGTGACCACCCTCGCCACCGAGGAGGAGCGCACCGGCGGCGAGCAGCTGCCGTACGACGAACTCGTCCTCGCCCCCGGGTCGATCGCCCGCACCCTGCCGATCCCCGGACTCGCCGACCACGGCATCGGGTTCAAGACGGTCGAGGAGGCCATCGGCCTGCGCAACCACGTGATCGAACAGATGGACATCGCCTCCTCCACCCGCGACCCCGCGATCCGCGACGCGGCCCTCACCTTCGTGTTCGTCGGCGGCGGCTACGCGGGCGTGGAGGCACTCGGCGAACTGGAGGACATGGCCCGCTACACCGCGCGCTACTACCACAACGTCCGTCCCGAGGACATGAAGTGGATCCTCGTCGAGGCCACCGGCCGCATCCTCCCCGAGGTCGGCGAGGAGATGGGCCGCTACACGGTCAGCGAACTGCGCCGCCGCAACATCGACGTCCGGCTCAACACCCGCCTGGAGTCCTGCGTGGACCGCGTTGCCGTCCTCAGCGACGGCAACCGCTTCCCCACGCGTACGGTCGTGTGGACGGCCGGCGTCAAGCCCAGCCCGCTCCTCGCCGCCACCGACCTCCCGCTCAACGAGCGAGGCCGCCTGAAGTGCACCCCCCAGCTGACCGTGGAGGGCGTCACGCACGCGTGGGCGGCCGGAGACGCGGCCGCCGTACCCGACGTCACCGCCGACGAGCCCGGCAAGGAGACCGCCCCCAACGCCCAGCACGCCGTCCGCCAGGCCAAGGTCCTCGGCGACAACATCGTGCACGCCCTGCGCGGCGAGCCGCTGGAGACGTACGCGCACGCGTACGTCGGTTCAGTGGCCTCCCTGGGCCTCCACAAGGGGGTCGCGCAGGTCTACGGACGCAAACTGAAGGGCTACCCTGCCTGGTTCATGCACCGCGTCTACCACCTCAGCAGGGTGCCCACCTTCAACCGCAAGGCCCGCGTCCTCGCCGAATGGATCCTGTCAGGGCTCTTCAAGCGGGAGATCGTCTCTCTCGGTTCACTCGAACATCCCCGGGCGGAGTTCGAACTCGCGGCCGGTGGAAAGCCTCCTCATGACCCTGTGAACGACCCGAAGGGGTCGTCCTGA
- a CDS encoding ATP-binding SpoIIE family protein phosphatase, which translates to MNFTRWSARLPGTQRRAAARTDDLVTEDRLSEGAVPAARAEQLTVPVPGVDELPVREVLDRVPALVALVHGPDHRLAYVNDAYVVAFGLRTPGAPAREALPELDEIGLLPLLDQVLRSGKPRTVKSRKAPDGRSYTFTCTPVTEGDGGVLVFATDVTDHAEAAERLRASERRQRETAVTLQRSLLPQELEQPDDLRIAATYHPGGTEAAVGGDWYDVITLGGGRTALVIGDVMGRGVRAAAVMGQLRTAVRAYARLDLPPHEVLQLLDGLATEIDANQIATCVYAIHDPNEGKLVYASAGHLPILVRDESGTVLRADEPTGPPLGTGGWMHASGSIPLGPGSAAVLYTDGLVERRNEDLDEGIAALERALAGATGTPQVICDRLVRSAGVTAEHDDDVAVMVLQHPAHTGPEGELFRNAGLELLGGVEAAPRARAFASGVLTSWRFPVELHDLGVLAVSELVANSLQHGTPPMRLRLRRTDRRLIVEVTDGDDHLPRRRRAEPGDESGRGIAIVATIASNWGSRRTPGGGKAVWCEFVLPKGATP; encoded by the coding sequence GTGAACTTCACGCGCTGGAGCGCCCGCCTCCCCGGAACGCAGCGCCGCGCCGCAGCGCGGACCGACGACCTGGTCACCGAGGACCGGCTGAGCGAGGGCGCGGTCCCCGCGGCCCGCGCCGAACAACTCACCGTGCCGGTCCCCGGCGTCGACGAACTCCCCGTCCGTGAGGTCCTCGACCGCGTCCCCGCCCTCGTCGCCCTCGTCCACGGCCCCGACCACCGCCTCGCCTACGTCAACGACGCCTACGTGGTCGCCTTCGGACTGCGCACGCCGGGCGCACCGGCCCGCGAAGCCCTCCCGGAGCTCGACGAGATCGGCCTCCTCCCGCTCCTCGACCAGGTCCTGCGCAGCGGCAAGCCCCGCACGGTCAAGTCCCGCAAGGCCCCCGACGGCCGCTCCTACACCTTCACCTGCACCCCGGTCACCGAAGGCGACGGCGGTGTGCTCGTCTTCGCCACCGACGTCACCGACCACGCCGAGGCCGCCGAGCGCCTCAGAGCCAGCGAGCGCCGCCAGCGCGAGACCGCCGTCACCCTCCAGCGCAGCCTGCTCCCCCAGGAACTCGAACAGCCGGACGACCTCCGCATCGCCGCCACCTACCACCCCGGCGGCACCGAGGCCGCGGTCGGCGGCGACTGGTACGACGTCATCACCCTCGGCGGCGGCCGCACCGCCCTCGTCATCGGCGACGTCATGGGCCGCGGGGTCCGCGCGGCAGCGGTCATGGGCCAACTGCGCACGGCCGTGCGGGCGTACGCCCGTCTCGACCTGCCCCCGCACGAGGTGCTCCAGCTCCTCGACGGCCTCGCCACGGAGATCGACGCCAACCAGATCGCCACCTGCGTGTACGCCATCCACGACCCGAACGAGGGAAAGCTGGTCTACGCCTCGGCCGGCCACCTGCCGATCCTGGTCCGCGACGAGAGCGGCACCGTTCTGCGCGCCGACGAGCCCACCGGCCCGCCCCTGGGCACCGGCGGCTGGATGCACGCGTCCGGCTCGATCCCGCTCGGCCCCGGCTCCGCGGCCGTGCTGTACACCGACGGCCTGGTCGAACGCCGTAACGAGGACCTCGACGAGGGCATCGCGGCCCTCGAACGCGCCCTGGCCGGCGCCACCGGCACCCCGCAGGTCATCTGCGACCGCCTGGTCCGCTCGGCCGGCGTCACCGCGGAACACGACGACGACGTCGCCGTCATGGTCCTCCAGCACCCGGCCCACACGGGTCCAGAGGGAGAGCTGTTCCGCAACGCCGGCCTCGAACTCCTCGGCGGGGTCGAGGCGGCCCCACGCGCGCGTGCGTTCGCCTCCGGCGTGCTCACCAGTTGGCGGTTCCCGGTGGAGCTGCACGACCTGGGCGTGCTCGCGGTGAGCGAACTCGTGGCGAACTCCCTGCAGCACGGCACCCCGCCCATGCGGCTCCGGCTCCGCCGTACCGACCGGCGGCTCATCGTCGAGGTGACGGACGGGGACGACCACCTGCCCCGGCGTCGGAGGGCCGAACCGGGCGACGAATCCGGACGTGGGATCGCGATCGTGGCGACCATCGCGTCGAACTGGGGGTCTCGGCGAACGCCCGGGGGCGGGAAGGCGGTCTGGTGCGAGTTCGTGCTGCCGAAGGGGGCCACGCCGTAG